A section of the Streptomyces sp. V3I8 genome encodes:
- a CDS encoding low specificity L-threonine aldolase codes for MNPAKTDARRRHDPQVRGFASDNYAGAHPEVLAALAQANGGHQIAYGEDDYTGHLQQVMRGHFGASAEAFPVFNGTGANVVALQALTDRWGAVICAESAHINVDEGGAPERMGGLKLLTVPTPDGKLTPGLIDRQAYGWDDEHRAMPQVVSITQNTELGTVYTPDEVRAICDHAHGHGMKVHLDGARMANAAASLDVPMRAFTNAAGVDVLSFGGTKNGALFGEAVVVLNRDAVSHMKHLRKLSMQLASKMRFVSVQLEALLAKDLWLRNARHANEMAQRLAEGARAVHGVEILHAVQANAVFARLPHDVSERLQKRYRFYFWDEAAGDVRWMCSFDTTEDDVDGFVAALKEEMAR; via the coding sequence GTGAACCCCGCGAAGACGGACGCCCGGCGGCGCCACGACCCGCAGGTGCGCGGCTTCGCCAGCGACAACTACGCGGGTGCCCACCCCGAGGTGCTCGCCGCCCTGGCCCAGGCCAACGGCGGGCACCAGATCGCGTACGGCGAGGACGACTACACCGGCCACCTCCAGCAGGTGATGCGCGGGCACTTCGGCGCGAGCGCCGAGGCGTTCCCCGTCTTCAACGGCACGGGTGCCAACGTCGTGGCACTGCAGGCGCTCACCGACCGCTGGGGCGCGGTGATCTGCGCGGAGAGCGCGCACATCAACGTCGACGAGGGCGGCGCCCCCGAGCGCATGGGCGGCCTCAAACTGCTCACGGTGCCCACGCCCGACGGCAAGCTCACGCCCGGGCTGATCGACCGGCAGGCGTACGGCTGGGACGACGAGCACCGGGCGATGCCCCAGGTCGTGTCGATCACCCAGAACACCGAGCTGGGTACCGTCTACACGCCCGACGAGGTCCGCGCGATCTGCGACCACGCCCACGGGCACGGCATGAAGGTGCACCTCGACGGCGCCCGGATGGCCAACGCGGCCGCCTCCCTGGACGTACCGATGCGGGCGTTCACCAACGCGGCCGGCGTGGACGTCCTGTCCTTCGGAGGCACGAAGAACGGCGCGCTGTTCGGCGAGGCCGTCGTCGTCCTGAACCGGGACGCCGTCAGCCACATGAAGCACCTGCGCAAGCTGTCGATGCAGCTCGCCTCCAAGATGCGCTTCGTGTCGGTGCAGCTGGAAGCCCTGCTGGCCAAGGACCTGTGGCTGCGCAACGCCCGCCACGCCAACGAGATGGCCCAGCGCCTCGCCGAGGGTGCGCGCGCGGTCCACGGTGTCGAGATCCTGCACGCCGTGCAGGCCAACGCGGTCTTCGCCCGGCTGCCCCACGACGTCAGCGAGCGCCTGCAGAAGCGCTACCGCTTCTACTTCTGGGACGAGGCCGCGGGGGACGTCCGCTGGATGTGCTCCTTCGACACGACCGAGGACGACGTCGACGGTTTCGTGGCGGCCCTCAAGGAGGAGATGGCCCGGTAG
- a CDS encoding flavin reductase family protein — MTATPDLRTSRLASPDLLRSVFRRHAAGVAVITARGDDGPVGFTATSLASVSAEPPLISFGIGTGASCWPVMSRTDHVGVHVLGEHQQELAATFARSGADRFGEPTVWREGPEGVPVLDGVLAWLVCRVVTRVPAGGHRIVLAEVVLGDPAGEGGPLLYHQGRFNGLRE; from the coding sequence ATGACGGCCACGCCCGATCTCCGCACCTCCCGACTCGCCTCCCCGGACCTGCTCCGCTCCGTCTTCCGCCGGCACGCGGCCGGCGTCGCCGTGATCACCGCACGGGGCGACGACGGTCCCGTCGGCTTCACCGCCACCTCGCTCGCCTCCGTGTCCGCCGAGCCCCCGCTGATCTCGTTCGGCATCGGCACCGGCGCCTCCTGCTGGCCGGTGATGTCCCGCACGGACCATGTCGGCGTCCACGTGCTCGGTGAGCACCAGCAGGAGCTGGCCGCCACCTTCGCGCGCAGCGGCGCCGACCGCTTCGGCGAACCCACCGTCTGGCGGGAAGGACCCGAAGGCGTTCCGGTGCTCGATGGCGTCCTCGCCTGGCTCGTGTGCCGGGTGGTCACGCGGGTTCCGGCGGGGGGCCACCGCATCGTGCTGGCCGAGGTGGTGCTCGGCGACCCCGCCGGTGAGGGCGGCCCCCTCCTCTACCACCAGGGGCGGTTCAACGGGCTGCGGGAGTGA
- a CDS encoding endonuclease/exonuclease/phosphatase family protein codes for MPRRSRVTRRLGLQTAIAAAVALPVSSTALSRTSASASDRRGSLDVMSFNLRFASDTGPDSWAARRPVMRALLRRGLPHVMGTQEGLYRQVRDIAADLGPHHRWIGTGRAGGSREEFMAVFYDTRRLEPVEYDHFWLSDTPAVIGSNTWGAAYIRMVTWVRLRDLRDGGREFYVLNTHLDNESQDARARSASLIARRIAGLDRALPVVVTGDFNAAAHDNPVHDTLLDAGLVDTWDAAVARSEPYGTFHGYRPPTPDGARIDWILTTPGVTTHRASVDTFSLGGRFPSDHLPVRASLTLA; via the coding sequence GTGCCCCGTCGCAGCCGCGTCACGCGCCGCCTCGGCCTGCAGACCGCGATCGCCGCCGCGGTCGCCCTCCCGGTGTCCAGCACCGCGCTCTCCAGGACGTCCGCCTCGGCGTCGGACCGCCGCGGCAGCCTGGACGTCATGTCGTTCAACCTGCGCTTCGCGAGCGACACCGGGCCCGACAGCTGGGCCGCCCGGCGTCCCGTGATGCGCGCACTGCTGCGCCGCGGGCTTCCCCATGTGATGGGCACCCAGGAAGGCCTGTACCGGCAGGTGCGGGACATCGCGGCGGACCTCGGCCCGCACCACCGGTGGATCGGCACCGGCCGGGCGGGAGGCAGCCGCGAGGAGTTCATGGCGGTCTTCTACGACACCCGCAGGCTCGAGCCCGTCGAGTACGACCACTTCTGGCTCTCCGACACCCCGGCGGTGATCGGCTCCAACACCTGGGGCGCCGCGTACATCCGCATGGTGACCTGGGTGCGTCTGCGTGATCTGCGCGACGGCGGGCGGGAGTTCTACGTCCTCAACACCCACCTCGACAACGAGAGCCAGGACGCCCGGGCCCGTTCCGCGTCACTGATCGCGCGACGCATCGCCGGGCTCGACCGCGCCCTGCCCGTCGTCGTCACCGGCGACTTCAACGCCGCGGCCCACGACAACCCGGTCCACGACACCCTGCTGGACGCGGGGCTCGTCGACACCTGGGACGCGGCGGTCGCGCGGAGCGAGCCGTACGGCACGTTCCACGGGTACCGGCCGCCGACTCCGGACGGCGCCCGCATCGACTGGATACTCACCACGCCGGGGGTGACCACGCACCGGGCGTCGGTCGACACCTTCTCCCTGGGCGGCCGCTTCCCGAGCGACCACCTGCCCGTACGGGCCTCCCTGACCCTGGCGTGA
- a CDS encoding DUF6421 family protein, whose product MTEILVQVGAEERIPPRSRVVSHQAWPVLKDAVERIRPWQAKDGSIDFDAEGAPDPADADLMVRRVMDCVQELSPLVPHDAGYHAALVEDLRRWADGGFGVPDFLDSLLAFQPAAHREDGLEHLVLFPMYTQNGNPDRNFEAVVLRMVWPDWLAELERTRYDNPLFCGITFEDFTAGYDTNSAVLFPETIAVREAPERFSWGGIFCDREAARFRRVTEAAVDTLGLELPDDIREMVGDQARCEQAFVLWDMVHDRTHSHGDLPFDPFMIKQRQPFWMYGLEELRCDLTAFKEAVRLEADGVPQGRDVQYAVLFDRMFRFPVTGDRVRNYDGLGGQLLFAYLHKHDVVRWTDNKLFIDWQRAPQVTNQLCAEIEKLYRDGIDRPKLVHWFAAYDLVSQYLAPHPGSRWAKGPDALDLTLPPRKLVDDVLPDEFPLSMFYEALSKKLKNVIASTRGITASAERVAA is encoded by the coding sequence ATGACGGAAATTCTTGTGCAGGTGGGTGCGGAGGAGCGGATTCCTCCCCGGAGCAGGGTGGTGAGCCACCAGGCCTGGCCCGTGCTCAAGGATGCCGTGGAGCGGATCCGGCCATGGCAGGCCAAGGACGGATCGATCGACTTCGACGCCGAGGGCGCCCCCGATCCGGCCGACGCCGACCTGATGGTGCGCCGCGTCATGGACTGTGTCCAGGAGCTGTCACCGCTCGTCCCGCACGACGCCGGGTACCACGCGGCCCTCGTGGAGGACCTGCGCCGCTGGGCCGACGGCGGCTTCGGGGTGCCCGACTTCCTCGACTCGCTGCTGGCCTTCCAGCCCGCCGCGCACCGCGAGGACGGCCTCGAGCACCTGGTCCTCTTCCCCATGTACACGCAGAACGGCAACCCGGACCGCAACTTCGAAGCGGTCGTCCTGCGCATGGTCTGGCCCGACTGGCTGGCCGAGCTGGAGCGCACCCGCTACGACAACCCGCTCTTCTGCGGCATCACCTTCGAGGACTTCACCGCCGGGTACGACACCAACTCGGCCGTCCTCTTCCCGGAGACCATCGCCGTGCGCGAGGCCCCGGAGCGGTTCAGCTGGGGCGGCATCTTCTGCGACCGTGAGGCGGCCCGCTTCCGCCGGGTCACGGAGGCGGCCGTGGACACGCTCGGCCTCGAACTGCCCGACGACATCCGCGAGATGGTCGGCGACCAGGCGCGCTGCGAGCAGGCCTTCGTCCTGTGGGACATGGTCCACGACCGCACCCACAGCCACGGAGACCTGCCCTTCGACCCCTTCATGATCAAGCAGCGCCAGCCGTTCTGGATGTACGGACTGGAGGAGCTGCGCTGCGACCTCACCGCCTTCAAGGAGGCGGTGCGGCTGGAGGCCGACGGCGTCCCGCAGGGCCGTGACGTGCAGTACGCGGTGCTGTTCGACCGGATGTTCCGCTTCCCCGTGACCGGCGACCGCGTGCGCAACTACGACGGACTCGGCGGGCAGCTGCTCTTCGCCTACCTGCACAAGCACGACGTGGTGCGCTGGACCGACAACAAGCTGTTCATCGACTGGCAGCGCGCCCCGCAGGTCACCAACCAGCTGTGCGCCGAGATCGAGAAGCTGTACCGCGACGGCATCGACCGCCCGAAACTGGTCCACTGGTTCGCCGCGTACGACCTGGTGTCCCAGTACCTGGCCCCGCACCCGGGATCCCGCTGGGCCAAGGGCCCCGACGCCCTGGACCTGACGCTGCCGCCGCGCAAACTGGTGGACGACGTGCTTCCGGACGAGTTTCCCCTGAGCATGTTCTATGAGGCACTCTCCAAGAAACTGAAGAACGTGATCGCCTCGACCCGGGGCATCACGGCGAGTGCCGAGCGGGTGGCCGCGTGA
- a CDS encoding DUF4395 domain-containing protein: MDIDVRGPRFGAAVTTAVLAVVLITGSAWLLAWQTLAFALGTAGGVGRSPYGLLFRRVVRPRIGPPTEFEAPQPPRFAQAVGLAFALVGLLGFTAGPEWLGLAATGAALAAAFLNTAFGYCLGCEMYLLVRRVTVRTE, encoded by the coding sequence ATGGACATCGACGTGAGGGGGCCGCGCTTCGGCGCGGCCGTGACGACCGCGGTTCTGGCGGTCGTGCTGATCACCGGCAGCGCCTGGCTGCTGGCCTGGCAGACGCTGGCGTTCGCGCTGGGCACGGCGGGCGGCGTCGGCCGCTCGCCCTACGGTCTGCTGTTCCGCCGGGTCGTCCGTCCGCGGATCGGCCCGCCGACGGAGTTCGAGGCGCCGCAGCCGCCACGGTTCGCGCAGGCGGTCGGCCTGGCGTTCGCGCTGGTGGGGCTTCTCGGCTTCACGGCGGGCCCCGAGTGGCTGGGGCTCGCGGCCACCGGGGCGGCGCTCGCGGCGGCGTTTCTCAACACGGCGTTCGGGTATTGCCTCGGGTGCGAGATGTACCTGCTCGTACGGCGCGTGACGGTTCGCACGGAGTAA
- a CDS encoding electron transfer flavoprotein subunit beta/FixA family protein, with amino-acid sequence MSLRIVVTVKYVPDATGDRHFAEDLTVDRDDVDGLLSELDEYAVEQALQIAAEADDAEITVLTVGPEDAKDALRKALSMGADKAVHVEDDDLHGTDAIGTSLVLAKAIEKAGYDLVVSGMASTDGTMGVLPALVAERLGVPQVTLLSEVSVADGVVKGRRDGDSASEQLEASLPAVVSVTDQSGEARYPSFKGIMAAKKKPVESWDLSDLRIEADEVGLAGSWTAVDSAAERPARTAGTIVKDEGEGGKQLAGFLAEHKFV; translated from the coding sequence GTGAGCTTGAGGATCGTTGTCACTGTGAAGTACGTGCCCGACGCCACTGGCGACCGGCACTTCGCCGAGGACCTGACCGTCGACCGTGACGACGTGGACGGCCTGCTGTCGGAGCTCGACGAGTACGCGGTCGAGCAGGCTCTGCAGATCGCCGCCGAGGCGGACGACGCGGAGATCACCGTGCTGACCGTCGGCCCCGAGGACGCCAAGGACGCCCTGCGCAAGGCGCTGTCCATGGGCGCGGACAAGGCCGTCCACGTCGAGGACGACGACCTGCACGGCACCGACGCCATCGGCACGTCGCTGGTGCTGGCCAAGGCGATCGAGAAGGCCGGCTACGACCTGGTCGTCTCCGGCATGGCCTCCACCGACGGCACCATGGGCGTCCTGCCGGCCCTGGTCGCCGAGCGCCTGGGCGTCCCCCAGGTCACGCTGCTCTCCGAGGTCTCCGTCGCCGACGGCGTCGTCAAGGGCCGTCGCGACGGCGACAGCGCCTCCGAGCAGCTCGAGGCCTCGCTGCCCGCGGTCGTGTCGGTCACCGACCAGTCGGGCGAGGCCCGCTACCCGTCCTTCAAGGGCATCATGGCGGCCAAGAAGAAGCCGGTCGAGTCCTGGGACCTCTCCGACCTGAGGATCGAGGCGGACGAGGTCGGTCTCGCGGGCTCCTGGACCGCGGTGGACTCCGCGGCCGAGCGCCCGGCCCGCACCGCCGGCACGATCGTCAAGGACGAGGGCGAGGGCGGCAAGCAGCTCGCCGGCTTCCTCGCGGAGCACAAGTTCGTCTGA
- a CDS encoding electron transfer flavoprotein subunit alpha/FixB family protein codes for MAEVLVYVDHVDGAVRKPTLELLTLARRIGEPVAVALGNGAADTAATLAEHGAVKVLTDDASEYADYLVVPKVDALQAAYEAVSPAAVLVPSSAEAKEIAARLALRIGAGVITDAVDIEAGDSGPVATQSVFAASYTTRTRVSKGTPVITVKPNSAAVEAAPAAGAVEALSVTFSAQATGTKVTGRTPRESTGRPELTEAAIVVSGGRGVNGAENFSVIEALADSLGAAVGASRAAVDAGWYPHTNQVGQTGKSVSPQLYIASGISGAIQHRAGMQTSKTIVAVNKDAEAPIFDLVDYGVVGDLFEVVPQLTEEIRTRKG; via the coding sequence ATGGCTGAAGTTCTCGTCTACGTCGACCACGTGGACGGTGCCGTCCGCAAGCCCACCCTGGAGCTGCTGACGCTGGCCCGCCGCATCGGCGAGCCCGTCGCCGTCGCGCTGGGCAACGGCGCCGCCGACACCGCCGCCACGCTCGCCGAGCACGGTGCGGTCAAGGTCCTCACCGACGACGCCTCCGAGTACGCCGACTACCTCGTCGTACCGAAGGTGGACGCGCTGCAGGCCGCGTACGAGGCCGTCTCCCCGGCCGCCGTGCTCGTCCCCTCCTCGGCCGAGGCCAAGGAGATCGCCGCCCGTCTCGCGCTGCGCATCGGCGCCGGTGTCATCACCGACGCCGTCGACATCGAGGCCGGCGACTCGGGCCCGGTCGCCACCCAGTCGGTGTTCGCCGCCTCCTACACGACCAGGACCCGGGTCTCCAAGGGAACTCCGGTCATCACGGTCAAGCCGAACTCGGCCGCCGTGGAGGCCGCCCCGGCCGCCGGCGCGGTCGAGGCGCTGTCCGTCACCTTCTCCGCGCAGGCCACCGGCACCAAGGTCACCGGCCGTACCCCGCGCGAGTCGACGGGCCGCCCGGAGCTGACGGAGGCCGCGATCGTGGTCTCCGGCGGCCGTGGCGTCAACGGCGCCGAGAACTTCTCGGTCATCGAGGCCCTCGCCGACTCCCTCGGCGCGGCCGTCGGCGCCTCGCGCGCCGCGGTGGACGCCGGCTGGTACCCGCACACCAACCAGGTCGGCCAGACCGGCAAGAGCGTGTCCCCGCAGCTGTACATCGCCTCCGGCATCTCCGGCGCCATCCAGCACCGCGCCGGCATGCAGACGTCGAAGACGATCGTCGCGGTCAACAAGGACGCCGAGGCGCCGATCTTCGACCTGGTCGACTACGGCGTGGTCGGCGACCTCTTCGAGGTCGTCCCGCAGCTCACCGAGGAGATCAGGACCCGCAAGGGCTGA
- a CDS encoding B3/4 domain-containing protein — protein MTLPLTVSDEVRALAPGFTHVAVEAHGLVNGPSTDDSSWLLDDAARRLAVRLAGRAPHEDPHMAAWRAVYTAFGSKPSRTRNSAEALARRALSDGGLPRINVLVDVYNAISVAHLIPVGGEDLDRVRGGMRLVRATGDEDFVTVAGGEETVERPDAGEVVWCDGEGVTCRRWNWRQGPRTRLTEESTSAIFLLEGLAPMPVADVGAAGAELAELLEKFSPGARITVRDPR, from the coding sequence ATGACTCTCCCGCTCACCGTCTCCGACGAGGTGCGCGCCCTCGCGCCCGGCTTCACCCACGTCGCCGTCGAGGCGCACGGCCTCGTCAACGGGCCCAGTACGGACGACAGCTCCTGGCTCCTGGACGACGCGGCCCGCCGCCTCGCCGTACGGCTGGCAGGGCGCGCGCCGCACGAGGACCCGCACATGGCGGCCTGGCGTGCCGTGTACACGGCCTTCGGCTCCAAGCCGTCGCGGACGCGCAACTCCGCGGAGGCGCTGGCCAGGCGGGCCCTGTCGGACGGTGGCCTGCCCCGCATCAACGTGCTCGTGGACGTCTACAACGCGATCAGCGTCGCTCACCTGATCCCGGTCGGCGGCGAGGACCTCGACCGGGTGCGCGGCGGGATGCGGCTCGTGCGGGCCACCGGCGACGAGGACTTCGTGACGGTCGCCGGGGGCGAGGAGACCGTCGAGCGCCCCGACGCCGGTGAGGTGGTGTGGTGCGACGGGGAGGGTGTCACCTGCCGCCGCTGGAACTGGCGCCAGGGGCCGCGCACCCGCCTCACCGAGGAGTCGACCTCGGCGATCTTCCTGCTGGAGGGCCTGGCCCCGATGCCGGTCGCCGACGTCGGGGCCGCGGGCGCCGAACTGGCCGAGCTGCTGGAGAAGTTCAGCCCGGGGGCGCGGATCACCGTCCGGGATCCCCGGTAG
- a CDS encoding transglutaminase family protein, whose amino-acid sequence MELIQETSDLSAYLAADEVVDHRHPVVRAAAVRLASQVADSYAYAQAAFEFMRDTIPHSQDSGDLRVTWRASDVLELGTGICHAKSHALAALLRAEDIPTAFCYQKFDVVHGLVAVRFHGAWHRQDPRGNKPGVDARFSLDGERLAFAPDPESNELDYPVLYAEPHPAVLSALRAARDRPHLWELLPTAL is encoded by the coding sequence ATGGAGCTGATCCAGGAAACCTCTGACCTGTCCGCCTATCTGGCCGCCGACGAGGTCGTCGACCACCGTCATCCCGTGGTGCGTGCGGCGGCCGTACGACTGGCGAGTCAGGTCGCCGACTCGTATGCCTATGCGCAGGCCGCGTTCGAGTTCATGCGCGACACCATCCCGCACTCGCAGGATTCCGGAGACCTCCGCGTCACCTGGCGCGCCTCCGACGTGCTGGAGCTGGGCACCGGCATCTGCCACGCCAAGTCCCATGCGCTGGCCGCCCTGCTGAGGGCCGAGGACATCCCGACGGCGTTCTGCTACCAGAAGTTCGACGTGGTCCACGGGCTCGTCGCCGTCCGCTTCCACGGCGCCTGGCACCGCCAGGACCCCCGGGGCAACAAGCCCGGCGTGGACGCGCGGTTCTCCCTCGACGGCGAGCGACTGGCCTTCGCACCCGACCCGGAGTCCAATGAGTTGGACTATCCAGTGCTGTACGCTGAACCGCATCCAGCTGTGCTGAGCGCTCTCAGGGCCGCCCGTGACCGGCCGCACCTGTGGGAACTCCTGCCCACCGCGCTCTGA
- a CDS encoding 1-acyl-sn-glycerol-3-phosphate acyltransferase, with protein sequence MAELAYRPAIGLAQTLFKAWDLKIDLRGTENIPRTGGAVLVSNHISYLDFIFDGLAALPQKRLVRFMAKESVFRHKISGPLMRNMKHIPVDRKQGETAYAHALESLRSGEIVGVFPEATISQSFTLKSFKSGAARMAQEAGVPLIPMALWGTQRLWTKGHPKNFKRSHIPVTIRVGEAVEASRDKYAGAITRQLRERVQELLEAAQRSYPVRPKGPDDTWWMPAHLGGTAPTPEEVKAAEAR encoded by the coding sequence ATGGCTGAGCTTGCCTACCGTCCCGCCATCGGTCTCGCCCAGACGTTGTTCAAGGCCTGGGACCTGAAGATCGACCTCAGGGGAACGGAGAACATCCCACGCACGGGCGGCGCCGTGCTGGTGAGCAATCACATCAGCTATCTCGACTTCATCTTCGACGGTCTCGCCGCCCTGCCGCAGAAGCGCCTGGTCCGCTTCATGGCGAAGGAGTCGGTGTTCCGGCACAAGATCTCCGGTCCGCTGATGCGCAACATGAAGCACATCCCCGTGGACCGCAAGCAGGGCGAGACGGCGTACGCGCACGCACTGGAGTCGCTACGCTCCGGCGAGATCGTCGGGGTCTTCCCCGAGGCCACGATCTCCCAGTCGTTCACGCTGAAGAGCTTCAAGTCGGGCGCCGCGCGCATGGCCCAGGAGGCCGGCGTCCCGCTGATCCCGATGGCCCTGTGGGGTACGCAGCGGCTGTGGACCAAGGGCCACCCGAAGAACTTCAAGCGCAGCCACATCCCGGTCACCATCCGCGTCGGCGAGGCGGTCGAGGCCTCCCGCGACAAGTACGCGGGCGCCATCACCCGGCAGCTGCGCGAGCGGGTCCAGGAGCTCCTGGAGGCCGCACAGCGCTCCTACCCGGTACGCCCCAAGGGTCCGGACGACACGTGGTGGATGCCGGCGCACCTCGGCGGTACCGCTCCGACCCCCGAAGAGGTGAAGGCCGCCGAGGCCCGCTGA
- a CDS encoding SDR family NAD(P)-dependent oxidoreductase → MGNGNGALSGAVIAVAGAGGPVGRATLLRLAEAGAVVVGSDNDPERLAEAVDAARYAHGGATVVGDTVDLLDRESAKDWATRVEKDFGRVDGLVHLVGGWRGSETFTKTSLDDWDLLEMLLIRTVQHTSLAFHEALQRSDRGRYVLISAAGAGKPTAGNAAYAAAKAAAEAWTLAMADYFRKAGKSEGAEGPTSAAAILVVKALVHDAMRAERPNAKFAGFTDVKDLAEAIVDVWEQPAAEVNGKRLWLTEKP, encoded by the coding sequence ATGGGGAACGGGAACGGGGCACTGAGCGGCGCGGTGATCGCGGTGGCCGGCGCGGGCGGGCCCGTGGGCCGGGCGACCCTGCTGCGGCTCGCCGAGGCGGGCGCCGTGGTCGTCGGCTCCGACAACGACCCGGAGCGCCTGGCCGAGGCCGTGGACGCGGCCCGCTACGCCCACGGCGGCGCCACCGTCGTCGGTGACACGGTCGACCTGCTCGACCGGGAGTCCGCGAAGGACTGGGCGACCCGCGTCGAGAAGGACTTCGGACGTGTCGACGGCCTGGTCCACCTCGTCGGCGGCTGGCGCGGCAGCGAGACCTTCACCAAGACGAGTCTCGACGACTGGGACCTCCTGGAGATGCTGCTCATCCGCACCGTGCAGCACACCTCCCTCGCCTTCCACGAGGCACTGCAGCGCAGCGACCGCGGCCGCTACGTCCTGATCAGCGCCGCGGGCGCCGGCAAGCCCACCGCGGGCAACGCCGCGTACGCGGCCGCCAAGGCCGCCGCCGAGGCGTGGACGCTGGCCATGGCCGACTACTTCCGCAAGGCGGGGAAGTCCGAGGGCGCCGAGGGGCCGACGTCCGCGGCCGCCATCCTGGTGGTGAAGGCACTGGTGCACGACGCGATGCGTGCCGAGCGCCCGAACGCCAAGTTCGCGGGCTTCACGGACGTCAAGGACCTGGCCGAAGCCATCGTGGACGTCTGGGAGCAGCCCGCCGCCGAAGTGAACGGAAAGCGTCTGTGGCTGACCGAGAAGCCGTGA
- a CDS encoding thioredoxin family protein, translating to MTGLVVCVLVLATASAYGVLNRRRSGRVRVRGRDDGKRLGAAELGEDLGERATLVQFSSAFCAPCRATRRVLGEVAEMVPGVRHVEIDAEDRLALVRELDILKTPTVLVLDAEGRVVRRATGQPRRADVIAALGEAVETP from the coding sequence ATGACCGGACTCGTGGTGTGTGTGCTGGTGCTCGCGACGGCGAGCGCCTACGGAGTGCTGAACCGGCGGCGGAGCGGGAGGGTCAGAGTGCGCGGACGGGACGACGGGAAGCGGCTGGGCGCGGCCGAACTGGGCGAGGACCTCGGTGAGCGGGCCACCCTCGTCCAGTTCTCCAGTGCCTTCTGCGCCCCGTGCCGGGCGACCCGCAGGGTGCTCGGCGAGGTGGCCGAAATGGTCCCGGGTGTGCGGCACGTCGAGATCGACGCGGAGGACCGCCTGGCTCTCGTGCGCGAACTCGACATCCTGAAGACGCCGACCGTGCTCGTCCTCGACGCCGAGGGCCGTGTCGTACGCCGCGCGACCGGACAGCCGCGCAGAGCCGACGTGATCGCCGCGCTCGGCGAGGCGGTCGAAACCCCCTGA